Genomic segment of Thermococcus sp. 21S7:
ACTACATGGTGCTCAAGTGTGTTGACAGGAACCATGACGGAACAATAGACCCCCTTGAGATGGAGGTACTCCACCCGGAGTGAGGCAGCAACCGGGGTGATAGAGAAGTGAGGGCTCTAATCATAGGGGTCGGCCAGTGCGGGACTAAAATCGCCGACCTCTTTTCCCTCGTCGATTTTGAGGCTCTGGCAATAAACACATCCAGGGGCGACCTTGAGTACCTCAAGCACGTCCCCCACGAGCGGAGGATACTCATAGGCGAGAGCCTGACCGGCGGCAAGGGGGTCAACGCCAACCCGATACTCGGCAGGGAGGCCATGAAGCGCGATTTGCCCCTTGTCATGCGCAAGATAGGCTCAATAATCGGCTACGAGGACGTCGATATATTCTTCCTGACTTTCGGCTTCGGCGGCGGAACGGGTGCCGGAGGAACCCCTGTCCTGGCTGAGGCGCTCAAAGAGGAGTACCCTGACTCCCTGGTGGTGGCCATCGGCGCGCTCCCCCTCAAGGAGGAGGGGATAAGGCCCACCATCAATGCGGCCATAACCATCGACAAGCTCTCAAAGATAGCGGACTCGATAATAGCAATAGACAACAACAAGCTCAAGGAAGGCGGCGACGACATAAGCAAAGCCTACGAGAGGATAAACTACACGATAGTCGAGAGGATAGCGTCACTTTTGGCCCTGGTAGACGTCCCTGGAGAGCAAACCCTCGACGCGAGCGACCTGAAGTTCGTCCTCAAGGCCTTTGGAAGCTTTGCAACGGTCGGCTATGCCAAGGCGGACGCGGGCAGGATAAAAAGCCTGTCAAGGCTCATCACCCGGTCCTTCGAAAGTGAAGGCCTGTACCTTGAGGCGAACATCGAATCGGCGCTGTACGGACTGGTCGCGATTCACGGGCCGCCGGAGGTTCTGAAGGCCGCCGACATATTCGAGGCGCTCAACTACCTCACCAACAAGATACGGGGCAAGCAGATATTCCGCGGCTTCTACCCGGACCCGCGCGAGAGGGAGGTCGAGGTCGTAACCCTCCTCAGCGGCATCTACGAGAGCAGGAGCATCGAGGACATAATCATCACCGCCAAGCGGTACGCCCGGTCCTTCATGGAGGCAAAGGAGGAGGCGGAGAACAAGAAGAAGGAGCTCCTAAGCGGCCTGCCCGACTTCGACGATGTGTACGCCAAGGGAATCCCAGACGAGGAGTACCCCGACATCGAAGAGGTGAGCAAGAAACTCCGGAGGGAGAGACATGAGTGAGCCGATAAAGGACTCCGTTGAGGTGGCCCTCGACCTCGACGAGAGGGAGGTCTACGCCCACATAGCCCACGAGAGCGCCGAGGACATCATCAGGATTATCTCCTCCCTTGATGCCGAGCGGGCGAAGCTCCACGGGGAGGTCATCTATTACAAGGACGACTGGGACGACCTCATCAGGGAGAGGATAGCGAAGGGGAAGCGCCATACCGCGTTTGATTTCTACAACCCGGCACTGCTCGACATCTGGGAGCAGAAGGTCAAGGAGGTCAAGGAAGCAAAGAAGAGGGAAAAGATAGCCTACGCGGTTATAGGTGCACTTATCGCCTCCACCGCAGTCGCAACGGCAATCCTGGGACAGCCGTACATCATCGCGGGGCTGGCGGCCCTTCCAGTTGTCCTCTTCGTCCGAGACATCACCCGTGAGAAGCTTGATTTAATCTACTACGAGCTGACGCAGTTCTTCATCGACGAGCTTGGGAATCTGGCTAAAAAACATGGCCTCAACACCGAGAAATACAAGTTCAAAGTATTCAGCGGGGATTACTTCTCAATCAGGACCGTTAAAACGCCCTCAGGCATTTTTGCAGTTGTGACGACCAAATCAGAGGAGTAACCATTAAATAGATGATTGACTTAATAACCCTTGGAGTGAGTGAGATGACGCGCCGCAGGGTAAAAGGTCAGATTTCGTTGGAGTTCCTGCTCATCTTCGGACTGCTCACAATCCTCCTGCTGTACTCCATTAGAAACACATCCTTCAGCGAGGGCTCTCCATCGGTCGAGAACCTGCGGATCCAGATCGCCCTAGAGGAAAAGAGCCTGGCGAACGCCATATCCAATACCATAAGCCAGGTGTACGCCCAGGGGCCGGGCTCAAAGGCGACGACCTACGTTGCGCTGACCTACCTCAGAAACCCCTCGTACCTTGAGAAGGGGCTGGACGTGACCGATCCGCAAATCTTCATCACATACGGACCCCTCGGAGGCAGGGGGGACGGGACATACGTGGGGATCATCAACGGAACCGGAACAGCGATCCTTTACACAGAAGGAGACGACAAAAACGTTGTCTGGAGCATGGGGATATACAGCCGGGATTTATCCACTAACACCTCCGTGTGGGGCGTCCCATCGGAGGCGAAGATAGTTATTGGGGGAGTGCCGTTCGTGTTTAAAGGGCTGTCGATATCCCCCGACCAGCTGAACTCAACGCTCAAAATCGTCGTCGAGTGGAACCCCGACAGGGGCGACTCATGGTTTTACAACACAACGGCCAAGGAGCTGAGGATAAACATCAACCCGGGTGGGTGAGATGAGAAAAGCGCAGCTGAGCCTCGACCTCCTCTTTGCGGTGACCCTCATGACGCTGACCGTGGTCAGCCTGATAAGCCTCGCAACCCACGAGGTTGAGGGAGCAAGGGCGTTCGACGCATCCACCAGGCTGAAGGTCTTCACAATCGACTTAAGAGACACCGTGACCAAGGTCTACGCCGCAGGTGATGGATTCGCGGTTAAGAAGACCGTCCCCTTCGAGCTGGAAAGCGGGGAGTACGTAAAGGTCACACTGGACAATACATCCAACGAACTGAAGGTCGAGGCGGAGATCAACGGCGGAAAATACACGACCGTTCAGAAGATTCCCGTGCCCCTCGTCTCGAACAGCACGGTCACCCTCACTCCCTCAAATAACGAACTCTGGATAGTTTGCAGATACAACGAGACCGCCGGTGGGATGGATGTTAAGGTCAGCGAGAATCCGTAAGGGTC
This window contains:
- a CDS encoding cell division protein FtsZ encodes the protein MRALIIGVGQCGTKIADLFSLVDFEALAINTSRGDLEYLKHVPHERRILIGESLTGGKGVNANPILGREAMKRDLPLVMRKIGSIIGYEDVDIFFLTFGFGGGTGAGGTPVLAEALKEEYPDSLVVAIGALPLKEEGIRPTINAAITIDKLSKIADSIIAIDNNKLKEGGDDISKAYERINYTIVERIASLLALVDVPGEQTLDASDLKFVLKAFGSFATVGYAKADAGRIKSLSRLITRSFESEGLYLEANIESALYGLVAIHGPPEVLKAADIFEALNYLTNKIRGKQIFRGFYPDPREREVEVVTLLSGIYESRSIEDIIITAKRYARSFMEAKEEAENKKKELLSGLPDFDDVYAKGIPDEEYPDIEEVSKKLRRERHE
- a CDS encoding class III signal peptide-containing protein — translated: MIDLITLGVSEMTRRRVKGQISLEFLLIFGLLTILLLYSIRNTSFSEGSPSVENLRIQIALEEKSLANAISNTISQVYAQGPGSKATTYVALTYLRNPSYLEKGLDVTDPQIFITYGPLGGRGDGTYVGIINGTGTAILYTEGDDKNVVWSMGIYSRDLSTNTSVWGVPSEAKIVIGGVPFVFKGLSISPDQLNSTLKIVVEWNPDRGDSWFYNTTAKELRININPGG